A section of the Thermoanaerobaculia bacterium genome encodes:
- a CDS encoding beta-ketoacyl synthase N-terminal-like domain-containing protein, translating to MTAVVTGTGAVSSLGRGTDEFLRRLRSGESAVRPMTPEERGDGQAGWVARIDGWSPQPEIPAMKARRLDLGSQYAVVASLEAARASGFPIGERPERVGIALGTGSAGSGALTEFIRVLLTESPEAAPPFHFPNTIANAPASQVSLELKFLGPNVTITQKDPSALNAAIYAAGCLEDGRADAMIAGGVDEWNVFYSSAMDQMRALRGRRLASGIVQGEGCFVLFLEREEVARARGARPLARFAGYAFAGSPCPPYAYADDENAAATAIRGALDRAGADAGAVDLVLPSMNGRRELDAMEERALERLLGPGKRRIEVKKAIGEMAAAGGAQLVAAAHEIAEGRASTALVDSFGAGGNFLSVVLSRP from the coding sequence TTGACCGCCGTCGTCACCGGCACGGGCGCGGTGTCGAGCCTCGGCCGCGGCACCGACGAATTCCTCCGGCGGTTGAGGAGCGGCGAATCGGCCGTCCGGCCGATGACCCCGGAAGAGCGGGGAGACGGTCAGGCCGGCTGGGTCGCGCGCATCGACGGCTGGTCCCCTCAACCGGAGATCCCGGCGATGAAGGCGCGCCGGCTCGACCTCGGCTCCCAGTACGCCGTCGTCGCGAGCCTCGAAGCGGCGCGCGCGAGCGGTTTTCCGATCGGGGAGCGGCCCGAGCGGGTCGGAATCGCGCTCGGGACCGGGTCCGCGGGATCCGGCGCGCTCACGGAGTTCATCCGCGTGCTGCTCACGGAATCACCCGAAGCGGCCCCTCCGTTCCATTTCCCGAACACCATCGCCAACGCGCCGGCGTCGCAGGTGTCGCTCGAGCTGAAGTTTCTGGGACCCAACGTCACCATCACGCAGAAGGATCCTTCGGCGCTGAACGCCGCGATCTACGCCGCCGGATGCCTCGAGGACGGCCGCGCCGACGCGATGATCGCGGGGGGCGTCGACGAGTGGAACGTGTTCTACTCCTCGGCCATGGACCAGATGCGGGCGCTCCGCGGGCGGCGGCTCGCCTCGGGCATCGTCCAGGGCGAAGGGTGCTTCGTCCTGTTCCTGGAGCGCGAGGAGGTCGCCCGCGCCCGGGGGGCGCGACCGCTCGCGCGCTTCGCCGGCTACGCGTTCGCCGGGTCGCCCTGCCCGCCGTACGCCTACGCGGACGACGAGAACGCGGCCGCGACGGCGATCCGGGGGGCGCTCGACCGCGCCGGCGCGGACGCGGGCGCCGTCGATCTGGTCCTCCCGTCGATGAACGGCCGCCGGGAGCTCGACGCGATGGAGGAACGGGCGCTCGAGCGCCTGCTCGGACCGGGCAAGCGCCGGATCGAAGTGAAAAAGGCGATCGGAGAGATGGCGGCGGCGGGCGGGGCCCAGCTCGTCGCGGCCGCCCACGAGATCGCCGAAGGACGCGCCTCGACGGCGCTCGTCGACTCCTTCGGGGCGGGCGGAAACTTCCTTTCGGTCGTCCTGTCGCGCCCGTGA
- a CDS encoding acyl-CoA thioesterase, whose protein sequence is MSVRRGSPPLRGFRLRLPVRFSECDLYGVVWHGRYAVYLEELRNAVCARYEWSVLTARDAGYLIPITRMEIAYHAPARFGAVLEIAGRLRPPDTARFVFDYEIRQAGGGRLTSATTEQVVTRLDGELLVKLPERFRRLADAILADQDDETKTAL, encoded by the coding sequence GTGAGCGTCCGCCGCGGCTCTCCTCCCCTGCGCGGATTCCGGCTGCGTCTTCCCGTGCGGTTCTCCGAATGCGACCTGTACGGCGTCGTCTGGCACGGCCGTTACGCGGTGTACCTCGAGGAGCTCCGCAACGCCGTCTGCGCGCGCTACGAGTGGAGCGTGCTGACCGCGCGCGACGCCGGGTACCTGATTCCGATCACACGGATGGAGATCGCCTATCACGCACCGGCGCGCTTCGGCGCCGTGCTCGAGATCGCGGGTCGGCTCCGGCCTCCGGACACCGCGCGGTTCGTCTTCGACTACGAGATCCGGCAGGCGGGAGGCGGGAGGCTGACGTCCGCCACGACCGAACAGGTCGTCACCCGCCTCGACGGCGAGCTCCTGGTCAAGCTCCCGGAGCGATTCCGCCGGCTCGCCGACGCGATCCTCGCCGATCAGGACGACGAGACGAAGACGGCGCTCTGA
- a CDS encoding response regulator, protein MKTILIADDLPAHLDLFEVILQRADCRLVRAEDGIAALSLAREANPDLIYLDIEMPGMNGGEICRVLKADPARRNVPVVLVSSHGRREYAMKCGADQFLGKPVDEPTLLETLQAFLALQARGERRLTVDWPITFWREGSSHSGRMLDVSRTGFFVECRRPQAIGSRLAVAFPLPEADAGEERMFVGEAIVVRWEAAPRSGMGCRFFRTTAAGRAALERQLAE, encoded by the coding sequence GTGAAGACGATCCTCATCGCCGACGATCTTCCCGCGCACCTCGACCTCTTCGAGGTGATCCTCCAGCGCGCGGACTGCCGGCTCGTCCGGGCCGAGGACGGGATCGCCGCCCTGAGCCTCGCCCGGGAGGCGAACCCGGACCTGATCTATCTCGACATCGAGATGCCGGGGATGAACGGCGGCGAAATCTGCCGGGTCCTCAAGGCGGACCCGGCGCGGCGAAACGTCCCGGTCGTACTCGTGTCCTCTCACGGGCGGCGGGAATACGCGATGAAGTGCGGCGCGGACCAGTTCCTCGGGAAGCCGGTGGACGAACCCACCCTCCTCGAGACGCTCCAGGCCTTCCTCGCCCTGCAGGCGCGCGGGGAACGGCGCCTCACCGTCGACTGGCCCATCACGTTCTGGCGCGAGGGCTCGTCCCACTCCGGGAGGATGCTCGACGTCTCCCGCACCGGCTTCTTCGTGGAGTGCCGGCGCCCCCAGGCGATCGGATCGCGCCTGGCGGTCGCGTTCCCGCTCCCGGAAGCCGACGCCGGAGAGGAGCGGATGTTCGTCGGCGAGGCGATCGTGGTCCGCTGGGAGGCGGCTCCGCGTTCGGGGATGGGATGCCGGTTCTTTCGCACGACGGCCGCGGGGAGAGCGGCGCTGGAGCGCCAGCTCGCGGAGTAG
- a CDS encoding HAMP domain-containing sensor histidine kinase, with protein MTAEAGSARRLLAVALVSGGLFLLVLGLFALLIFRSLSSRLTETVLAESRADAESIARKLAAGSPPPLRVSETTKATELYLHSVLQEKRTVEYITVTDREGRRLFEGRAEGRRTFFDEPPTPALDLPDGTGRRSTQTSSDYDIAVPIENIGFLHVGVSKDAVARRLEALRADLARKTGLAALVALAALAATDVFVWRLLERNRRLEEARLEDRRLSELGTVAAGLAHEIRNPLHALGLTLQNLEERFPAEEPRFAGARSEVRRLDRLVSDFLLYARPTPLRVEEQFLPAFLREACALAAVEARQKGIAVDVGAVPETAVRWDPAKMRQVVWNLVRNGVEASAAVPPERRRIVLEAESGGGETILLRVRDAGEGIPPALLAELPALFRTTRKGGTGLGLMVASRIVKEHGGTLVLRSREGEGTAVELTLPREAPVPA; from the coding sequence GTGACCGCCGAAGCCGGCTCCGCCCGACGGCTCCTCGCCGTCGCCCTCGTTTCGGGCGGATTGTTCCTCCTCGTTCTCGGGCTCTTCGCGCTGCTCATCTTCCGTTCGCTCTCTTCGAGGCTGACGGAAACCGTTCTCGCCGAATCGCGCGCCGACGCGGAATCGATCGCCCGGAAGCTCGCGGCCGGGAGCCCGCCGCCGCTCCGCGTCTCGGAGACGACGAAGGCGACGGAGCTCTACCTCCACTCGGTGCTCCAGGAGAAGAGGACGGTCGAATACATCACGGTGACCGATCGCGAGGGGCGCCGGCTCTTCGAGGGACGAGCGGAAGGGCGGCGGACGTTCTTCGACGAGCCGCCGACTCCCGCCCTCGACCTGCCGGACGGAACGGGCCGGCGTTCGACGCAGACGTCGTCGGACTACGACATCGCGGTTCCCATCGAGAACATCGGATTCCTCCACGTCGGCGTGTCCAAGGATGCCGTCGCCCGCCGGCTCGAGGCGCTGCGCGCCGATCTCGCCCGCAAGACGGGGCTCGCCGCGCTCGTCGCCCTCGCGGCGCTCGCGGCGACCGACGTGTTCGTCTGGCGGCTGCTCGAGCGGAACCGCCGGCTCGAGGAGGCGAGGCTCGAGGATCGGCGCCTGTCGGAGCTCGGCACGGTCGCCGCGGGGCTCGCGCACGAGATCCGGAACCCGCTCCACGCGCTCGGCCTGACGCTCCAGAACCTCGAGGAGCGGTTTCCGGCGGAAGAACCCCGGTTCGCCGGCGCCCGCTCCGAGGTCCGCCGGCTGGACCGCCTCGTCTCCGATTTCCTGCTCTATGCCCGCCCGACGCCGCTTCGCGTCGAAGAGCAGTTCCTTCCGGCGTTCCTGCGGGAAGCCTGCGCGCTCGCCGCCGTCGAAGCGCGGCAGAAGGGAATCGCCGTCGACGTCGGAGCCGTCCCGGAGACGGCGGTCCGGTGGGACCCCGCCAAGATGCGCCAGGTCGTCTGGAACCTCGTCCGGAACGGCGTCGAAGCGAGCGCCGCGGTTCCCCCCGAGCGCCGCCGGATCGTCCTCGAAGCGGAATCCGGCGGCGGGGAAACGATCCTCCTGCGGGTCCGCGACGCGGGCGAAGGGATTCCGCCGGCGCTCCTCGCCGAGCTCCCGGCGCTCTTCCGCACGACCCGGAAGGGGGGCACCGGTCTGGGCCTGATGGTCGCGAGCCGGATCGTGAAGGAGCACGGCGGAACGCTGGTCCTCCGCTCGCGCGAAGGGGAGGGGACGGCGGTCGAGCTCACGCTTCCGCGCGAAGCGCCGGTCCCGGCCTGA
- the ligA gene encoding NAD-dependent DNA ligase LigA → MDLARARARAEELRAEIERHDRLYYGESRIEISDAEYDRQVRELRRLEEEHPELETGESPTRRVGGQAPSGEAVVHASPMLSLDNAYSLDELAEWDARARKLAAGEPFGYVTELKIDGLSIALRYEKGRLARGATRGDGLRGEDVTANVRAIRSIPAKVAETRPLEVRGEVYFPRPAFDRLNRAREEDGLPIFANPRNAASGSMRLLDPAETGRRGLDAWMYQIAEPEEEAFQGEVLARLSELGFPVSPHFRECGSFEEVAAFIEEWREKRRKLDFETDGVVVKVDSRAVQRKLGQTAKSPRWAVAFKYPPEEAFTVVRAIGVQVGRTGVLTPVAHLDPVRIGGTVVQRATLHNYEDLSRKDVRVGDTVAVEKGGDVIPKVTRALLDRRPERSAPFAMPDRCPVCGEAVLREEGEVATRCVNASCPAQVREAVRHFAGRKAMDIEGLGDKLVEKLFDEEMLTDAASIYDLDAGRLASLERFGEKSAANLMAQIERSKESGLSRLLFALGIRHVGEKAARLLARRFRSIGALAAAGADALMEVPEIGPNTASAVRSWFDRPSNASLVARLLAHGVSGEEAGPAEEAGGPLSGKTVVLTGTIPGVARDAAASRLERAGAKVAGSVSRKTDFVVAGEEAGSKLDRARSLGVRVLTWDEALREMGES, encoded by the coding sequence ATGGACCTCGCCCGGGCCAGAGCGCGCGCCGAAGAGCTGCGCGCGGAGATCGAGCGACATGACCGGTTGTATTACGGCGAAAGCCGGATCGAGATCAGCGACGCGGAATACGACCGGCAGGTCCGCGAGCTCCGCCGCCTCGAGGAAGAACACCCGGAGCTGGAAACGGGCGAGTCGCCGACGCGGCGGGTCGGCGGGCAGGCCCCCTCCGGCGAAGCGGTCGTGCACGCCTCGCCGATGCTCTCCCTCGACAACGCGTATTCGCTCGACGAGCTCGCGGAATGGGACGCGCGCGCCCGGAAGCTCGCCGCCGGCGAGCCGTTCGGCTACGTCACGGAGCTGAAGATCGACGGCCTCTCGATCGCGCTTCGCTACGAGAAGGGGCGGCTGGCGCGCGGCGCGACGCGGGGAGACGGGCTCCGCGGCGAGGACGTCACGGCGAACGTGCGCGCGATCCGGTCGATCCCCGCGAAGGTCGCGGAAACGCGTCCGCTGGAGGTCCGCGGCGAGGTCTATTTCCCCCGCCCGGCGTTCGACCGGCTGAACCGCGCCCGGGAGGAGGACGGACTGCCGATCTTCGCGAACCCGAGGAACGCCGCGTCGGGCTCGATGCGGCTGCTCGATCCGGCGGAGACGGGCCGGCGGGGTCTCGATGCCTGGATGTACCAGATCGCCGAGCCGGAGGAGGAAGCGTTCCAGGGCGAGGTCCTCGCGCGGCTGTCGGAGCTCGGGTTCCCGGTGAGCCCGCACTTCCGGGAGTGCGGGAGCTTCGAGGAAGTCGCCGCCTTCATCGAGGAATGGCGCGAGAAGCGTCGGAAGCTGGATTTCGAGACCGACGGGGTCGTCGTCAAGGTGGACTCCCGGGCGGTGCAGAGGAAGCTCGGACAGACGGCGAAGTCTCCGCGATGGGCGGTCGCCTTCAAGTATCCGCCCGAAGAGGCGTTCACCGTCGTGCGCGCGATCGGCGTCCAGGTCGGGCGCACGGGCGTGCTCACTCCCGTCGCGCACCTCGATCCGGTGCGGATCGGCGGCACGGTCGTCCAGCGCGCGACCCTCCACAACTACGAGGACCTCTCCCGGAAGGACGTCCGCGTCGGGGACACGGTCGCGGTCGAAAAGGGAGGGGACGTCATCCCGAAGGTCACGCGCGCTCTCCTCGACCGCCGCCCCGAACGTTCGGCGCCGTTCGCCATGCCCGACCGCTGTCCGGTGTGCGGGGAGGCGGTGCTGCGCGAGGAAGGAGAGGTCGCGACGCGCTGCGTCAACGCCTCGTGTCCCGCGCAGGTCCGCGAGGCGGTGCGCCACTTCGCCGGACGCAAGGCGATGGACATCGAAGGCCTCGGCGACAAGCTCGTCGAAAAGCTCTTCGACGAGGAGATGCTGACGGACGCGGCCTCGATCTACGATCTCGACGCCGGGCGCCTCGCGTCCCTCGAGCGGTTCGGCGAGAAGTCGGCCGCGAACCTCATGGCGCAGATCGAGCGGAGCAAGGAGAGCGGCCTCTCGCGGCTCCTCTTCGCGCTCGGCATCCGCCACGTCGGCGAGAAGGCGGCACGCCTGCTCGCCCGCCGGTTCCGGTCGATCGGGGCGCTCGCGGCGGCCGGCGCCGACGCCCTGATGGAGGTCCCCGAGATCGGTCCGAACACCGCGTCCGCCGTCCGGAGCTGGTTCGATCGCCCTTCGAACGCGTCCCTCGTCGCGCGCCTCCTCGCGCACGGCGTCTCGGGCGAGGAAGCCGGTCCGGCGGAGGAGGCCGGGGGGCCGCTCTCCGGCAAGACGGTCGTCCTCACCGGAACGATTCCGGGCGTGGCCCGGGACGCCGCGGCGTCCCGGCTCGAGCGGGCGGGAGCGAAGGTCGCGGGCTCCGTGTCCCGGAAGACCGATTTCGTCGTCGCGGGCGAGGAGGCCGGATCGAAACTCGATCGCGCGCGGTCTCTGGGCGTCCGCGTCCTGACCTGGGACGAGGCCCTTCGCGAGATGGGCGAGTCGTGA
- a CDS encoding cytidine/deoxycytidylate deaminase family protein yields the protein MTTRVDWHTYFMNIARQAATRSTCPRKHVGAVIVRDRTILSTGYNGSLPGLPHCEDVGCMMEEGHCVATVHAEANAVLQAAKNGVAISGGELYTTASPCWPCFKLLATVGIRRIYYAEFYRDPRSLEIAKDAGIELVSLAPEPSPA from the coding sequence ATGACGACGCGCGTCGACTGGCACACCTACTTCATGAACATCGCCCGGCAGGCCGCGACGCGTTCGACGTGTCCCCGCAAGCACGTCGGGGCGGTGATCGTCCGCGACCGGACGATCCTCTCGACCGGGTACAACGGGTCGCTGCCCGGGCTCCCTCACTGCGAGGACGTCGGCTGCATGATGGAGGAGGGGCACTGCGTCGCGACGGTGCACGCGGAGGCGAACGCGGTCCTCCAGGCCGCGAAGAACGGCGTCGCGATCTCCGGAGGCGAGCTCTACACGACGGCGTCGCCGTGCTGGCCCTGTTTCAAGCTCCTCGCGACGGTCGGGATCCGGCGGATCTACTACGCGGAGTTCTACCGGGACCCGCGCTCGCTCGAGATCGCGAAAGACGCGGGCATCGAGCTCGTCTCCCTCGCTCCGGAGCCGTCTCCGGCCTGA
- a CDS encoding sigma-54 dependent transcriptional regulator: protein MSAATAVAIIDDDPGSRRAMAETLHSLGPVVEFDDAARALEHIAEHPEVSVAVCDVVMPGMDGAAFLQEVRRRKLDVAVILVTAYSSIAERVLAESDDYLEKPVDRDRLRKRVTICRERKRLESEVVQLQERLDKRYGFERIIGHSESMERLFDRMRTVAPTKTTVLVVGESGTGKELVANALHQNSPRRARRFVPINCGAIPRDILESELFGHEKGAFTGALARKIGKIELAQGGTLFLDEISELSPELQVKLLRVLEDHRIMRVGGTELIDVDFRLIAATNRKLEREVQAGRFRSDLYFRLKVVTLEIPALRDRPEDLPLPVRHYLDLFAEEHGRAKRELSLAALKALQQAPWPGNIRELKNVLENLVLFGDSPRIDVADLPDDVLRPAASAAPGRPDAPPVAAVRPMAEIERDAIFAALRQTHGRRGEAARLLDIGLRTLQRKLKEYRAEGAAREFPDDDEKREEA, encoded by the coding sequence GTGAGCGCCGCGACCGCCGTCGCGATCATCGACGACGACCCGGGATCGCGCCGCGCGATGGCGGAGACGCTCCATTCGCTCGGCCCGGTCGTCGAGTTCGACGACGCCGCCCGGGCGCTCGAGCACATCGCCGAGCACCCCGAAGTCTCGGTGGCGGTCTGCGACGTCGTGATGCCCGGGATGGACGGGGCGGCGTTCCTCCAGGAGGTGCGCCGGCGCAAGCTCGACGTCGCGGTGATCCTCGTGACCGCGTACTCGTCGATCGCGGAGAGAGTGCTCGCCGAATCGGACGACTATCTCGAGAAGCCGGTCGATCGCGACCGGCTCCGGAAGCGGGTCACGATCTGCCGGGAGCGCAAGCGGCTCGAGAGCGAGGTCGTGCAGCTCCAGGAACGGCTCGACAAGAGATACGGATTCGAGCGGATCATCGGGCACTCCGAGTCGATGGAACGCCTCTTCGACCGGATGCGGACGGTCGCGCCGACGAAGACGACGGTGCTGGTCGTGGGCGAATCGGGCACCGGGAAGGAGCTCGTCGCCAACGCGCTCCACCAGAACTCGCCCCGGCGCGCGCGCCGCTTCGTTCCGATCAACTGCGGCGCGATCCCGCGCGACATCCTCGAGTCGGAGCTCTTCGGCCACGAGAAGGGCGCCTTCACGGGAGCGCTCGCCCGCAAGATCGGAAAGATCGAGCTCGCGCAGGGGGGGACGCTCTTCCTCGACGAGATCTCGGAGCTGTCTCCCGAGCTGCAGGTGAAGCTCCTTCGGGTCCTCGAGGACCATCGCATCATGAGGGTGGGGGGGACGGAGCTCATCGACGTCGATTTCCGTCTCATCGCGGCGACGAACCGGAAGCTCGAGCGCGAAGTGCAGGCGGGCCGGTTCCGCAGCGATCTCTACTTCCGCCTCAAGGTCGTGACGCTCGAGATCCCGGCGCTGCGCGACCGGCCGGAGGACCTGCCGCTCCCCGTGCGGCACTATCTCGACCTGTTCGCCGAGGAGCACGGGCGCGCCAAGCGCGAGCTCTCCCTGGCCGCCCTGAAGGCGCTGCAGCAGGCGCCCTGGCCGGGCAACATCCGCGAGCTCAAGAACGTCCTCGAAAACCTCGTGCTCTTCGGAGATTCTCCGCGCATCGACGTCGCGGATCTGCCCGACGACGTGCTGCGGCCGGCCGCCTCCGCGGCGCCCGGGCGGCCGGACGCGCCGCCGGTCGCGGCCGTGCGCCCCATGGCCGAGATCGAGCGGGACGCGATCTTCGCCGCGCTCCGCCAGACGCACGGACGGCGCGGCGAAGCGGCGCGCCTGCTCGACATCGGGCTCCGCACCCTTCAGAGAAAACTCAAGGAATACCGCGCCGAAGGCGCGGCGCGCGAATTCCCGGACGACGACGAAAAGCGCGAGGAGGCGTAG
- a CDS encoding beta-ketoacyl-[acyl-carrier-protein] synthase family protein, with product MSDRRVVVTGLGAVTALGGTVDATWRGLLAGECGIRRLTLFDPSAYRTTTAAQIDEIQDGFIDPARRRRMSRADRIGIVAAREAIAASGIDLGREDPARIGVILGGGVSGLMDSEANFERMLTGRRARPSGFLNHQPDAITDRLAEFFGLRGIKSTITTACSSSAVSMGFAFDAIRQGLADVVLTGGSDVLARLTYGGFNSLRSVDPDPCRPFDRNRKGLSIGEAAGILVFEEAERARRRGATILAEFRGYGVTSDAYHMTAPEPSGRAGARTIAAALASAHMNAGDVDYVNAHGTATPANDSAETNAMKAALGERARAIPVSSTKSMIGHALCAAGGIEGVISVLALRDQVAPPTIHLEEPDPACDLDYVTEGARPVRIRAVLSSSFAFGGNSAVVAFSSFESGRAA from the coding sequence ATGTCGGATCGGCGCGTCGTCGTGACGGGACTGGGGGCCGTGACTGCGCTCGGCGGCACGGTCGACGCCACGTGGCGGGGGCTGCTGGCGGGCGAATGCGGCATCCGCCGTCTGACGCTCTTCGACCCGTCCGCCTACCGGACCACGACCGCGGCGCAGATCGACGAGATCCAGGACGGCTTCATCGACCCCGCGCGGCGGCGCCGCATGTCGCGCGCCGACCGGATCGGGATCGTCGCCGCGCGCGAGGCGATCGCGGCGTCCGGGATCGACCTCGGTCGCGAGGACCCGGCCCGCATCGGCGTGATCCTCGGCGGGGGCGTTTCCGGCCTCATGGATTCGGAGGCGAACTTCGAACGCATGCTCACGGGCCGCCGCGCCCGGCCGAGCGGCTTCCTCAACCACCAGCCGGACGCGATCACCGACCGGCTGGCCGAATTCTTCGGCCTCCGCGGAATCAAGTCGACGATCACGACCGCGTGTTCCTCCTCCGCCGTGTCGATGGGCTTCGCCTTCGACGCGATCCGCCAGGGGCTCGCCGACGTCGTGCTGACGGGAGGCTCGGACGTGCTCGCGCGCCTGACGTACGGCGGCTTCAATTCGCTCCGCTCCGTCGACCCCGACCCGTGCCGGCCGTTCGACCGCAACCGGAAGGGCCTGTCGATCGGCGAGGCGGCGGGCATTCTCGTCTTCGAGGAGGCGGAACGCGCCCGGCGCCGCGGCGCGACGATCCTCGCGGAATTCCGCGGGTACGGCGTCACCTCCGACGCGTACCACATGACGGCGCCCGAGCCGTCCGGCCGCGCGGGGGCGCGGACGATCGCGGCGGCGCTCGCCTCCGCGCACATGAATGCCGGCGACGTCGATTACGTCAACGCCCACGGCACCGCGACTCCCGCCAACGACTCGGCCGAGACCAACGCGATGAAGGCGGCGCTCGGCGAACGCGCGCGGGCCATTCCCGTTTCCTCGACCAAATCGATGATCGGGCACGCGCTCTGCGCGGCGGGCGGGATCGAAGGGGTGATCTCCGTCCTCGCGCTGCGCGACCAGGTCGCGCCACCGACGATCCATCTCGAGGAGCCCGATCCCGCTTGCGACCTCGACTACGTCACCGAAGGCGCCCGCCCCGTGCGCATTCGCGCCGTCCTTTCGAGCTCCTTCGCCTTCGGCGGAAACAGCGCGGTCGTGGCGTTCTCCTCCTTCGAGTCCGGTCGGGCCGCTTGA
- a CDS encoding M1 family metallopeptidase encodes MRWKKAVVAAAAVAAAARARSAPLADPVASYRIACRYDAARKRIEGSELLAWKNTGARPATSIFLHLYLNAFENNRSSYMRERRRTGDPVRVAPGQWGSIAVSRMTSGAGEDLLPGFRFVAPDDGNADDRTVARVDLPTPVAPGETARFSIEFVSQLPRVVDRSGYAGDFALAGQWFPKIGVRQGDSWNCHQYHAYSEFFADFGDYDVSIDVPRALKGKVGGTGGLLEEREAPGDRVIEHFHQDSVHDFAWTADPAFDVDTERVREPGLPEVSVTLLCQPEHAALKPRYFAAARRAIALFGKLYGPYPYGVLTMVDPPASAREAWGMEYPTLIACGASASTPKSAWQRYEALEPTVAHEFAHQYFYGMLASNEFEEAWLDEGFARYSEVRFMAETVGDAHPLVSVFGFPVLLRSVALHPPLDTQLRTFVSVGRDPLTASWKFEDHSTYALVYGKTALALSTLEREIGSAAMDRLLRAYVDAYRFRHPTTEDFLAVVGRIAGGRWPPILRRALFSAGSVDYAVASAATRPAEPPAGWIETAGRSAEAIPPRENPPRSFETDVVIERRGEIAFPVDIRLEFAGRKSWETTWDGEARWMRLHVDSGPKLVKALVDPREKILLDRDRNNDGWVVRGDAAAANLWTARAFFWTENLLDLFMELW; translated from the coding sequence ATGCGATGGAAGAAGGCGGTCGTCGCGGCCGCCGCGGTCGCCGCCGCGGCGCGGGCGCGAAGCGCGCCGCTCGCCGACCCCGTCGCGTCGTACCGGATCGCGTGCCGCTACGACGCGGCGCGTAAACGGATCGAAGGGAGCGAACTCCTCGCCTGGAAGAACACGGGCGCGCGTCCGGCGACGTCGATCTTCCTGCATCTCTATCTGAACGCGTTCGAGAACAACCGGTCGAGCTACATGCGCGAACGCCGCCGAACCGGCGATCCCGTCCGCGTCGCTCCCGGCCAGTGGGGATCGATCGCGGTGTCCCGGATGACCTCGGGGGCGGGGGAAGACCTCCTTCCCGGTTTCCGGTTCGTCGCTCCCGACGACGGGAACGCCGACGACCGGACCGTCGCGCGGGTCGACCTCCCGACGCCGGTGGCGCCCGGGGAAACGGCGCGGTTCTCGATCGAGTTCGTTTCGCAGCTCCCGCGCGTCGTCGACCGGTCCGGCTACGCGGGCGATTTCGCCCTCGCCGGACAGTGGTTCCCGAAGATCGGCGTCCGCCAGGGGGATTCCTGGAACTGCCACCAGTACCACGCCTACTCCGAGTTCTTCGCCGACTTCGGCGACTACGACGTCTCGATCGACGTTCCGCGGGCTCTCAAGGGGAAAGTCGGCGGCACGGGCGGCCTGCTCGAGGAGCGGGAGGCGCCGGGCGACCGCGTGATCGAGCATTTCCACCAGGACTCGGTGCACGACTTCGCGTGGACCGCCGACCCCGCCTTCGACGTCGACACCGAGCGCGTCCGCGAGCCCGGACTCCCCGAGGTCTCGGTCACGCTCCTCTGCCAGCCGGAGCATGCCGCGCTCAAGCCGCGCTATTTCGCCGCCGCCCGCCGCGCGATCGCGCTGTTCGGAAAGCTCTACGGGCCGTATCCGTACGGCGTCCTGACGATGGTGGATCCGCCGGCCAGCGCGCGGGAGGCCTGGGGCATGGAGTACCCGACCTTGATCGCGTGCGGCGCCTCCGCGAGCACCCCGAAGAGCGCCTGGCAACGCTACGAGGCGCTGGAACCGACGGTCGCCCACGAATTCGCCCACCAGTACTTCTACGGAATGCTCGCCTCGAACGAATTCGAGGAGGCGTGGCTCGACGAAGGGTTCGCCCGATATTCCGAGGTTCGCTTCATGGCGGAGACCGTCGGGGACGCGCACCCGCTCGTCTCGGTCTTCGGGTTCCCGGTGCTCCTCCGGTCGGTCGCTCTCCATCCGCCGCTGGACACGCAGCTCCGCACCTTCGTCTCCGTCGGCCGGGATCCCCTGACCGCCTCCTGGAAGTTCGAGGACCATTCGACCTACGCGCTCGTCTACGGGAAGACCGCGCTCGCGCTCTCGACGCTCGAGCGCGAAATCGGGAGCGCGGCGATGGACCGGCTCCTGCGGGCCTACGTCGACGCGTACCGGTTCCGGCACCCGACGACGGAGGACTTCCTCGCCGTCGTCGGGCGGATCGCGGGGGGACGATGGCCGCCGATCCTCCGGCGGGCCCTCTTCTCGGCCGGATCGGTCGACTACGCGGTCGCGAGCGCCGCGACGCGCCCCGCGGAGCCGCCGGCCGGATGGATCGAGACGGCGGGGCGCTCCGCCGAGGCGATCCCGCCCCGGGAGAACCCTCCCCGGTCGTTCGAAACCGACGTGGTGATCGAGCGGCGCGGAGAGATCGCGTTTCCGGTCGACATCCGCCTCGAATTCGCGGGCAGGAAGTCCTGGGAAACGACCTGGGACGGAGAGGCGCGGTGGATGCGCCTCCACGTCGACTCCGGCCCGAAGCTCGTGAAGGCCCTCGTGGATCCGCGGGAAAAGATCCTCCTCGACCGCGACCGCAACAACGACGGATGGGTCGTCCGGGGAGACGCCGCGGCGGCGAACCTCTGGACGGCACGCGCCTTCTTCTGGACGGAGAACCTCCTCGATCTCTTCATGGAGCTCTGGTGA